A region from the Leucoraja erinacea ecotype New England chromosome 18, Leri_hhj_1, whole genome shotgun sequence genome encodes:
- the slc35c1 gene encoding GDP-fucose transporter 1, producing the protein MNITPLKRSHILKMAMSSSEQGSSEPFATKAVKITCVVLVYWFVSITMVFVNKYLLASPVLQLDAPLFVTCFQCIMTVLLCFLLNTLAMLCPNLVKFPFIAFDFKVSREVLPLSIVFIGMITFNNLCLKYVGVAFYNVGRSLTTVFNVLLSYVMLKQTTSLRAILCCCIIVGGFCLGINQEGAAGSLSWSGVMFGVMASLCVSLNAIYTKKVLPAVDGSIWKLTYYNNINACILFVPLIIITGELKVLYNFDKLGSHSFWTIMVLGGVFGFAIGYVTGLQIKFTSPLTHNVSGTAKACTQTVLAVSYFEEAKTVLWWMSNLLVLIGSFAYTWVKGLEMKRVQAQTLNKNQERNEAKV; encoded by the exons ATGAACATTACTCCCCTGAAGCGCTCCCACATCCTCAAAATGGCGATGTCCAGCTCAGAGCAGGGCAGCTCCGAGCCGTTTGCAACCAAAGCGGTGAAGATCACCTGCGTGGTGCTGGTGTACTGGTTCGTATCGATCACCATGGTGTTTGTGAACAAGTATCTGCTGGCCAGCCCGGTTCTGCAGCTGGACGCGCCGCTCTTTGTAACTTGCTTCCAGTGCATTATGACCGTGCTGCTTTGCTTCCTGCTCAACACTCTGGCCATGCTCTGCCccaacctggtgaaattcccCTTCATCGCCTTCGACTTCAAGGTCTCCAGGGAGGTTCTCCCACTCTCCATCGTCTTCATCGGGATGATCACTTTCAACAACCTGTGCCTCAAGTACGTCGGGGTGGCTTTCTACAACGTTGGCCGTTCCCTGACCACCGTCTTCAACGTCCTGCTCTCCTATGTGATGTTGAAGCAGACCACTTCCTTGCGAGCAATACTATGCTGTTGCATCATCGTAG GTGGTTTTTGCCTGGGAATAAACCAGgagggtgcagcaggcagtctGTCCTGGTCAGGAGTCATGTTTGGCGTAATGGCCAGTTTGTGTGTGTCGCTGAATGCCATTTACACCAAGAAGGTTCTGCCGGCTGTAGACGGCAGCATTTGGAAATTAACCTACTACAACAACATCAATGCCTGCATATTGTTTGTTCCATTAATCATTATCACGGGGGAACTGAAAGTACTGTATAACTTTGACAAGCTCGGCAGTCACAGCTTCTGGACAATCATGGTTTTAGGAGGTGTGTTTGGGTTTGCCATTGGATACGTCACGGGACTACAGATCAAATTCACCAGCCCACTGACCCATAACGTCTCTGGAACTGCCAAGGCCTGCACGCAAACCGTTCTGGCCGTGTCCTACTTTGAAGAGGCCAAGACCGTCCTCTGGTGGATGAGTAACCTGCTGGTCCTCATTGGGTCATTTGCCTACACCTGGGTGAAAGGGCTGGAAATGAAGAGAGTGCAGGCACAGACATTAAACAAAAACCAAGAGAGGAATGAAGCTAAGGTCTAA